A segment of the Pantoea trifolii genome:
CTGCCCGCTTGTTCGAGCGCTCCGAAACCCCGATAAGCATGACGGAAATCGCCGCGGAAGCTGGCGTCTCCGTGGCCACCGCCTATCGTCAGTTTACGTCGGTTGAAGAAGTGCTGAATGCTTATCGTCAGGACGTGGGGCAACTGCTGCTGGATTACAGTCTCGAGCAAAGCTGCAGCGGCTTACTGAAGCTGGAAAAAGTCAGCCGTTACTGGATCAAACTGGTGCGTGAGCGCGGCGCGGCGATGGTGCCGATGCGTAACCGCCGCGGCTATCTGGAACGTTTATGGGAAGGCGCGGAATACCTGTTAGTGCAGGCCGACGCGCTGCGCCCGGCGTTGCGTGAAGCGATGGAGGAGATGGAGCTGCCGGATATTGGCGATAAGGCGGTGTTCCTGTGGAATATCCTGTTCGATCCGCGCGAAATCTTTGATTTGCTCGACACGGTAGGGCTGACGGAAAAACAGGTCGGCACCCAGCTGATGTCGGTTCTGGTCGGCGGTTTACGCGGCTTCGCTACCGCGAATGAATTCATCGCCGAAGCCAGCCGCAGTAAATAGTTTATGTGCCAGGTCGCCATGAATGGCGACCCTACAAAACCCGCTCGTAGGGTCGCCATTCATGGCGACCTGCCTTAAAGCTTCGCGGTTAACGCCCGCAGAGGGGGCCGCAAAACCTCATGCAGCGCGCGGATCGCCGGGGAAAACTGTTTGCGATGCGGGCAGATAAGGTGCAGTGGCGTGCTTTCTCCCGGCATCTCCGGCATTACGCGCTCCAGCCTGCCGGCCAGCACGTCGTCACACACATCAATCCACGATTTATAGGCGATGCCCATACCGGCAATGGCCCAGCGCCGCGCCACTTCGGCGTCATCACATAGCATGCGGCTTTTCACCGTGATCTGGCGGCGCATGCCATCCTGCGGAAATGTCCATTTGTCGTAAACGTGGCCGCCCATAATAAACAGCAGGCCATGATGATGCTGCGCGATCTCCTCCAGCATCTGTGGGCGACCGTGACGATCGAGGTAATCCGGCGACGCCACCATCACGCGGCGATTGTCTTCTGCCAGCGGCAACGCCACGTAGCTGCTGTCTTCCAGCTTGCCGTAGCGAATGGCAATATCCACGGGATCGCGGAACACGTCGCTGATCTGGTCGGAAAACGAGAGACGCACCGCCAGCGCTGGATGCTCGCGGCAAAAATCGGTGATCAGCGGCAGGAGAATATTGCGGCCAATGTCTGATGGCAGCGCGATTTTAAGCTCGCCGCTCAGCGCATCTTCATCGCTCTGCAAGCTGTCGGCACCGGCATGCATCAGCGCCAGCATCTCCTGCGCATAGGGCAGATACTTTTCCCCTTCGGCGGTTAAGCGCAGGCTGCGGGTGGAACGGGCAAACAAGCGCCGGTCCAGTTCCCGTTCCAGCCGCTGGATCGCCGCGCTGACCTGTCCGGGCAGCAAATTCACCTCGCGCGCCGCGCGTGAAAAGCTGCCGAGTGCGGCGGAACGCACAAACAGGGTGACATCTTCCAGTCGGATCATCTTCTTATACATCGTGGTAGTCGGCAGGGATTTTCACTCTAAGAGTGAAAGTGTTCACCTGCAACTGGCATTTTTCATTGCGCTGCGGCCCGCTATGCTGAATTCACTTCACGAAACCTGCTGATGAATAAGGATCTGCCTGATGAAAGCCATTGTTTATAGCCAAAACGGTTTACCGATTTCCGATGAAAATGCGCTGTTTGAGCTGGAGGTTGATAAGCCAACGCCGGGCGCGCGCGATCTGTTGGTAAAAATTCACGCCATCGCGGTGAATCCGGTCGACACCAAAGTGCGCGCCGGTGCGCCAACCGATAAGCCGCGCATTCTGGGTTGGGATGCGGTAGGCGTGGTGGAAGCGGTGGGCGCAGAGGTCACGCTATTCCAGCCGGGCGACGAAGTGTTCTACGCCGGTGATATCACTCGCGCCGGCAGCTATGCCGAATATGGTCTGGTGGATGAACGCATCGCCGGGCACAAACCGCGTTCGCTGAATGACGCCGATGCCGCCGCGCTGCCGCTGACCTCACTCACCGCGTGGGAACTGCTGTTTGATCGTCTGGAGGTGCAGGCCGATGACAACGCCGCGCTACTGATTATTGGCGCAGGCGGCGGCGTTGGCTCCATGCTGACGCAGCTTGCCAGCAAATTGACCAGGTTGACGGTGATCGGTACCGCATCCCGCCTGGAAACGGCAGATTGGGTGCGTTCACTCGGCGCGCATCACGTGATTGATCATTCTCAACCGCTGGGCGAACAGCTGGCGGCAATTGGGCATAAAGAGGTGCGCTATGTCGCCTCGCTGACGCACACCGACAGCTATTACGATCAGCTGATTGATGCCCTTGCGCCACAGGGCAAGCTGGCGTTGATCGACGATCCCGAGACGCTGGATGCGGTGCCGCTGAAGCGCAAAGCGATTTCGCTGCACTGGGAATTGATGTTTACCCGCTCGTTGTTCCATACCGCCGATATGCAGCGCCAGCATGAGATTCTTCAGCGCGTGAGCCAGTTGATTGATGACCAAACCCTGCAAACCACCGCGGGTGAACATCATGGCGTCATCAGTGCCGCCAATCTGCGCAAGGCGCATGCGTTGATCGAGAGCGGTCGCGCACGCGGTAAGATTGTGTTGAGCGGGTTTTAAGTATTTTAAATAAATCAGGAGATCTCACATGACACTCAATGATGCAGTCGCTCGTCGTCACACCGTCAAAGCGTTTGAGGGCGGTAAAAGCCTGCCGCAGGATGAAATCGACACCTTGCTAAACGTGCTGCGCAACAGCCCGTCATCGGTGAACTCGCAGCCGTGGCATTTTGTGGTGGCGTCCACCGCCGCCGGTCGCGAGCAGATGGCCAAATCCACCGAGGGCGCCTTTGTCTACAACAGCCCGAAAGTGTTGAACGCCTCGCACGTTATCGCGCTGTGCATGCGTACCGATCTCGATGAAGCGCATTTACAGAATGTGCTGGCGCAGGAAGAGAAAGATGGTCGTTTCGCCAAACCAGAAGGCAAAGCGGGGCAGGATAAGAGCCGTCGCAGCTACGTGGATATGCACCGTTACGAGCAGCGCGATGTGCCGCAGTGGATGGAAAAACAGGTTTACCTGGCGTTAGGTGGATTGTTGCTGGGTGCGGCGATGTTGGGCATTGATGCCACGCCGATGGAAGGTTTTGACCAGCGTGCGCTGGATCAGGCGCTGGGCCTGCGCGAGAAGGGCTTTACCAGCGTGGTGCTGGTGTCGCTGGGCTATCGCAGCGAGGCGGATTTCAACGCTGCATTGCCGAAATCACGCTTGCCGCGTGAAGAGATTTTTACCTTTATTTAAAATTTGCGGTCGCGATTTCGTAGGGTGCGCATTTATGCGCACCGTTTCAATGGCCGCACCCAACCGATGGAAACCGCAAGGTAAAACGATTCACGCCATCTTCGCTGTGCACCTCACAACGTCCCTGATGCAGCCGCATAATGCTGCGTACAATCGATAATCCCAAACCGCTGCTGCCCTGATGCCGTGACGCGTCGGCGCGCCAGAAGCGATCAAAGATGCGCGCCTGCTGTTCGGCACTCAGCGGCGAACCCTGATTTTCCACCATCAAACTGTTGCCCTGATTGAAAACTCGTACGGTGGAATCTCGATCGCCATAGCGCAAGGCATTCGCCATCAGATTCGCCAGCGCGCGTTGCAGCAGTTGCGGATCGGCGCGAAGTTCGCCGTGCAGCGTCATCTCCAGCCGCATCGACTGCTCTTCTGCCATGCCGTCAAAGTAGTCCTGCAACTTCTCGCCAAGCTGCGCCAGATCGATGTCCTGCAGATCCATTGCCTGGCTGGCATCTTCCGCTTTGGCGAGAAACAGCATGTTGTCGATCATCTTCGCCAGCCGGTCCAGCTCCTCGTAATTGGAGCCGAGCAGCGCCTGATAATCGCCGACGCTGCGCGTCTGACTCAGCGCCACTTCGGTTTGGCCGATCAGCGTGCTAATCGGCGTACGCAGATCGTGCGCCATATCGGCAGAAACCTGGCTCAGCTGGTGATAACCCATTTCAAGGCGGCTCAGCATCTGATTAAAAGCCGCCACCAGCGGCTGCAGTTCCGCAGCTGCCTGTTCAGGCATGCGCTGCGCCAAATGGCGCACGTCAATGGCATCCGCCTGCGCCGCCAACCGACGCAGCGGTGTTAAAGCGCGCCGCACCAGCCAGACGCTGATCGCCGCCACCAGCAACGCCGCCAGCGCGGTGGCGAGGATGATTTGATCGCGATAACTGTTGAGCGTTTGCGTGCGGTCGCTCATCAGGCGACCGGTGATGATCTCAATCTGGCCGTTGCCATCGCGCGTTGGCGCCAGCGCGGCTGCCGAGATAAACGGCGTGCCGTCTGCGGCGGCGAGATGATGTACCGAGGACAGCGCCAGCGGTTGATCGGCTGGAACCGGCGTAATCGCAGGAATCGGGCGCTGGCCAGGATTG
Coding sequences within it:
- a CDS encoding TetR/AcrR family transcriptional regulator gives rise to the protein MTGKPMRSDTERNRKNLIQAAARLFERSETPISMTEIAAEAGVSVATAYRQFTSVEEVLNAYRQDVGQLLLDYSLEQSCSGLLKLEKVSRYWIKLVRERGAAMVPMRNRRGYLERLWEGAEYLLVQADALRPALREAMEEMELPDIGDKAVFLWNILFDPREIFDLLDTVGLTEKQVGTQLMSVLVGGLRGFATANEFIAEASRSK
- a CDS encoding LysR family transcriptional regulator, which produces MIRLEDVTLFVRSAALGSFSRAAREVNLLPGQVSAAIQRLERELDRRLFARSTRSLRLTAEGEKYLPYAQEMLALMHAGADSLQSDEDALSGELKIALPSDIGRNILLPLITDFCREHPALAVRLSFSDQISDVFRDPVDIAIRYGKLEDSSYVALPLAEDNRRVMVASPDYLDRHGRPQMLEEIAQHHHGLLFIMGGHVYDKWTFPQDGMRRQITVKSRMLCDDAEVARRWAIAGMGIAYKSWIDVCDDVLAGRLERVMPEMPGESTPLHLICPHRKQFSPAIRALHEVLRPPLRALTAKL
- a CDS encoding zinc-binding alcohol dehydrogenase family protein: MKAIVYSQNGLPISDENALFELEVDKPTPGARDLLVKIHAIAVNPVDTKVRAGAPTDKPRILGWDAVGVVEAVGAEVTLFQPGDEVFYAGDITRAGSYAEYGLVDERIAGHKPRSLNDADAAALPLTSLTAWELLFDRLEVQADDNAALLIIGAGGGVGSMLTQLASKLTRLTVIGTASRLETADWVRSLGAHHVIDHSQPLGEQLAAIGHKEVRYVASLTHTDSYYDQLIDALAPQGKLALIDDPETLDAVPLKRKAISLHWELMFTRSLFHTADMQRQHEILQRVSQLIDDQTLQTTAGEHHGVISAANLRKAHALIESGRARGKIVLSGF
- the nfsB gene encoding oxygen-insensitive NAD(P)H nitroreductase yields the protein MTLNDAVARRHTVKAFEGGKSLPQDEIDTLLNVLRNSPSSVNSQPWHFVVASTAAGREQMAKSTEGAFVYNSPKVLNASHVIALCMRTDLDEAHLQNVLAQEEKDGRFAKPEGKAGQDKSRRSYVDMHRYEQRDVPQWMEKQVYLALGGLLLGAAMLGIDATPMEGFDQRALDQALGLREKGFTSVVLVSLGYRSEADFNAALPKSRLPREEIFTFI
- a CDS encoding heavy metal sensor histidine kinase, with the protein product MKTRSLAARLSLLLSATVIVIFSLSGIALYHSLATQIGVRDDAALLTRIDQIRTLLRDEDAITLIQQKPRLFANMLGNTESLLVLRFPGQPPLIVVNPGQRPIPAITPVPADQPLALSSVHHLAAADGTPFISAAALAPTRDGNGQIEIITGRLMSDRTQTLNSYRDQIILATALAALLVAAISVWLVRRALTPLRRLAAQADAIDVRHLAQRMPEQAAAELQPLVAAFNQMLSRLEMGYHQLSQVSADMAHDLRTPISTLIGQTEVALSQTRSVGDYQALLGSNYEELDRLAKMIDNMLFLAKAEDASQAMDLQDIDLAQLGEKLQDYFDGMAEEQSMRLEMTLHGELRADPQLLQRALANLMANALRYGDRDSTVRVFNQGNSLMVENQGSPLSAEQQARIFDRFWRADASRHQGSSGLGLSIVRSIMRLHQGRCEVHSEDGVNRFTLRFPSVGCGH